A genome region from Pseudomonadota bacterium includes the following:
- a CDS encoding aromatic ring-hydroxylating dioxygenase subunit alpha, giving the protein MTRTLPAAWYTDPAILQRERETIFRDNWALFGPEHDVAEPGSWRADTVAGWPLVVVRHPDGHLNGFHNVCRHRAAALLSDGQTGQCSAIRCPYHGWTYDLDGSLKLTPKFGDPDGFSRDVFGLFPVRVAVWAGLVFVCLSNDAPDLTTWLGDVPDLAAPYPTTDDLDYHGSFVVDGPANWKTYCDNTVEGYHLPFVHQRLTKIVDQTETAIRSYQNGHLVVFHVGYHGLDTGVRGGGGIWFYRVPGFQAVLGPTGFKAERIDPVGPGALRSTSWAWYGGLDDKARADAFAWAETIVREDLGICQTVQQNLEAGIYDTGILSPKMETHTARLQQIVRDYVETPAAAADR; this is encoded by the coding sequence ATGACACGAACACTACCAGCGGCCTGGTACACAGACCCGGCGATCCTGCAGCGCGAGCGAGAGACCATCTTCCGCGACAACTGGGCTCTGTTTGGGCCCGAGCACGATGTCGCCGAACCTGGATCATGGCGTGCCGACACGGTGGCCGGTTGGCCGCTGGTCGTGGTGCGGCACCCCGACGGCCACCTGAACGGTTTTCACAACGTCTGCCGCCATCGCGCCGCCGCCCTGCTGTCCGATGGCCAGACCGGGCAGTGCAGCGCCATCCGTTGCCCCTATCACGGCTGGACCTACGATCTCGATGGATCGCTGAAGCTGACGCCGAAGTTCGGCGATCCCGACGGGTTTTCGCGCGACGTGTTCGGCCTCTTCCCGGTCCGGGTCGCGGTGTGGGCCGGCCTGGTGTTCGTCTGCCTTTCCAACGACGCACCGGACCTCACGACCTGGTTGGGCGATGTTCCCGACCTCGCCGCGCCATACCCCACAACAGATGATCTCGACTATCACGGCAGCTTCGTCGTCGACGGGCCGGCGAACTGGAAGACCTATTGCGACAACACGGTCGAAGGCTATCACCTGCCTTTCGTCCACCAGCGCCTGACCAAGATCGTTGACCAGACGGAAACCGCCATCAGGTCTTATCAGAACGGGCATCTCGTTGTCTTCCACGTCGGCTATCACGGGTTGGACACGGGCGTGCGCGGCGGCGGCGGTATCTGGTTCTACCGCGTCCCCGGCTTCCAGGCCGTCCTGGGTCCAACCGGCTTCAAGGCCGAGCGGATCGACCCGGTGGGCCCCGGTGCCCTGCGCTCAACCAGTTGGGCCTGGTATGGTGGCCTGGACGACAAGGCCCGCGCCGATGCCTTCGCGTGGGCCGAGACGATTGTGCGCGAGGATCTGGGCATCTGTCAGACCGTGCAGCAGAACCTGGAAGCCGGAATCTATGACACCGGCATCCTGTCGCCTAAAATGGAGACCCATACCGCACGATTGCAGCAGATTGTTCGCGACTACGTGGAGACACCGGCGGCCGCCGCAGATCGTTGA
- a CDS encoding TauD/TfdA family dioxygenase yields MTRNNPQIDTIDEPLGAVVSGFDLRQPLDYDAMRTLTDALYRRRLLIFRDQDLDFDAYEAFASNWGELFLEPYDNMAQPGHPAVMAVGNVGGPLETPEFRNGAAFWHTDRAYSADPNAVTMLYCEHAPAEGGETYFADLVAAYDALDDGMRAEIAGLVAAHRYGGGEREEWEHDVHPMSDDQAKELPPPGRHPIAREHSVTGETVLYSPAGTWTEVEGLSYDAASDLMRCLKLHAIEERFVYRHKYRAGDLALWDNTATLHCAAPIGPADNPANRRLLYRIVAMGLPHILRH; encoded by the coding sequence ATGACGCGAAACAACCCGCAAATCGATACCATCGACGAACCACTGGGCGCCGTTGTTTCGGGCTTCGATCTGCGTCAGCCTCTCGATTACGACGCCATGCGGACGTTGACGGACGCGCTCTATCGCCGACGTCTGCTGATCTTTCGTGATCAGGACCTGGACTTCGACGCCTATGAGGCGTTCGCCAGCAACTGGGGCGAGCTGTTCCTGGAACCGTATGACAACATGGCCCAGCCCGGTCATCCGGCCGTCATGGCGGTCGGCAATGTCGGCGGCCCTCTGGAAACACCGGAGTTCCGCAATGGCGCTGCGTTCTGGCATACCGACCGCGCTTATTCAGCCGATCCCAATGCCGTCACCATGCTCTACTGCGAACACGCGCCGGCGGAAGGCGGTGAGACCTATTTCGCCGATCTCGTCGCCGCCTATGACGCCTTGGATGACGGCATGCGGGCTGAGATCGCTGGCCTCGTGGCGGCGCATCGCTATGGCGGCGGTGAACGCGAGGAATGGGAGCACGACGTTCATCCCATGTCCGACGACCAGGCCAAAGAACTACCGCCGCCTGGCCGCCACCCGATCGCTAGGGAGCACAGCGTGACCGGCGAGACCGTGCTCTATTCACCCGCCGGGACATGGACCGAGGTGGAGGGTCTGAGCTACGACGCAGCCAGCGACCTGATGCGATGCCTGAAGCTGCACGCGATCGAAGAGCGTTTCGTCTATCGCCACAAGTACCGCGCCGGCGACCTGGCGCTCTGGGACAACACGGCGACGCTCCACTGCGCAGCGCCGATCGGGCCGGCCGACAACCCCGCCAACCGGCGCTTGCTCTACCGCATTGTCGCCATGGGCCTGCCCCACATCCTCCGCCATTAG
- a CDS encoding acyl-CoA dehydrogenase family protein, producing MSADDMWDDDGYRGLTSDFDPDWVLSDAQKDLRAKLIDLCRTTLRANAIESDKGFVFPRKNFEALAGLGLLGINVPKSLGGLGENHVATAMVVETIARYGCASTAMCYVMHCAAVAGAMLRHHDNQAIQGLMRRLDNDCLVGTLSLSDPATGSHVWFLISSKAEKDGDGWRISKKASWTTSGGFADWYIAQTTSPDFNGEYDNFSTWLVMGDEITAHPGSWDGMGLKGNQSGPIEIDKLRVPADRLVGPVGDGSASNEEATDPFFLFGTAACWNGIALGMIDIVKKHTTRKKHVDVGLRVCDYPTIQDYVGEAIIATNTSRMLNYEVCRLMDDITNGCDWSIHADVTNCPRADTAAWSWQAKYFAAANVSEVGDKMLHAAGGTGYKAGLGLERYLRDGKAGWLMAPTNEVIRNFIGKAGLLGFDALDLWNQMVNQRTIDNEIKKMSADQKRALADRLLEQAS from the coding sequence ATGAGCGCCGATGACATGTGGGACGATGACGGCTATCGCGGCCTGACATCGGATTTCGATCCAGACTGGGTCTTGAGCGATGCGCAGAAGGATCTGCGCGCCAAGCTTATCGACCTGTGCCGCACCACCCTGCGCGCCAATGCCATCGAGAGCGACAAGGGTTTCGTCTTCCCACGCAAGAACTTCGAGGCACTGGCCGGCCTCGGCCTGCTCGGCATCAACGTACCGAAGTCGCTCGGCGGGCTGGGCGAGAACCACGTCGCGACGGCCATGGTGGTTGAGACCATCGCGCGCTACGGCTGCGCCTCGACCGCCATGTGTTACGTCATGCACTGTGCGGCGGTCGCCGGCGCCATGCTGCGCCATCACGACAATCAGGCAATCCAGGGTCTGATGCGCCGGCTCGACAACGACTGCCTGGTCGGCACGCTGTCGCTGTCGGACCCGGCGACCGGCAGCCATGTCTGGTTCCTGATCTCTTCGAAAGCCGAAAAGGACGGCGACGGCTGGCGGATCTCCAAGAAAGCGTCGTGGACGACATCCGGCGGTTTCGCCGACTGGTACATCGCCCAGACGACCAGCCCCGACTTCAACGGCGAGTACGACAACTTCTCGACCTGGCTCGTCATGGGCGACGAGATTACCGCCCACCCGGGCTCTTGGGACGGCATGGGGTTGAAGGGCAATCAGTCCGGCCCGATCGAGATCGACAAACTGCGTGTACCCGCCGACCGTCTGGTCGGCCCGGTCGGCGACGGATCGGCATCAAACGAGGAGGCGACTGACCCCTTCTTTCTGTTCGGCACGGCGGCCTGCTGGAACGGCATCGCGTTGGGGATGATCGATATCGTGAAGAAACACACGACGCGCAAAAAGCATGTCGATGTGGGCTTGCGGGTTTGCGACTACCCGACCATTCAGGACTATGTCGGCGAAGCCATTATCGCGACCAATACCAGCCGGATGCTGAACTATGAGGTCTGCCGCCTGATGGACGACATCACGAACGGCTGCGATTGGTCGATCCATGCGGATGTCACGAACTGCCCCCGCGCCGATACCGCCGCCTGGAGCTGGCAGGCCAAGTATTTCGCCGCCGCGAACGTCTCCGAGGTCGGCGACAAGATGCTGCACGCCGCCGGCGGCACCGGCTACAAAGCCGGTCTCGGCCTGGAGCGTTACCTGCGCGACGGCAAGGCGGGCTGGCTGATGGCGCCGACCAACGAGGTCATCCGCAACTTTATCGGAAAGGCCGGCCTTTTAGGCTTTGATGCGCTCGATCTGTGGAACCAGATGGTCAACCAGCGCACGATCGACAACGAGATCAAGAAGATGTCGGCGGACCAGAAACGCGCGCTTGCAGACAGGCTTCTGGAGCAGGCGAGCTAG
- a CDS encoding ectoine synthase: MIVRSLEDVVGSDRDVEGPGWKSRRLLLASDGLGFSLNDTVVIEGTSLTLEYKHHLEACYCIEGQGEITALSDGSTHQLEPFTVYALDQNDRHTVRATKGDMRLVCVFNPPLTGREVHREDGSYAPPLRDP, from the coding sequence ATGATCGTTCGATCTCTCGAGGACGTCGTTGGATCAGACAGAGACGTCGAAGGCCCTGGATGGAAAAGCCGGCGATTGCTGCTTGCTTCCGATGGTTTGGGATTCTCCCTCAATGACACGGTTGTTATTGAGGGAACCTCGCTCACCCTGGAATACAAACATCACCTGGAAGCCTGCTACTGCATCGAGGGGCAAGGCGAGATCACGGCACTCAGCGATGGCAGCACGCATCAACTGGAGCCCTTTACCGTTTATGCGCTCGATCAGAACGACCGCCACACGGTGCGCGCGACCAAGGGAGACATGCGGCTGGTGTGCGTGTTCAATCCACCCTTGACTGGCCGGGAAGTCCATCGTGAGGACGGAAGTTACGCACCGCCGCTGCGCGACCCATAA
- a CDS encoding SDR family oxidoreductase: MTGTGQGIGRGCAIEMAKAGYTVSLMSPSRRSMELAEDLGGIGRSGSVLDTDDLQAMVDETMSRYGRIDAVVSNMGHGGGVPEAIKTVGFDPDFDGPLLELTDELWHESLDMYVLNVVKLARMVTPIMMEQGGGAFVNISSMNTVEPRAPYPMSMLRATLHSFAKLYADRYARHNIRMNNLMPGFCENVNLSEFALKSIPAQRPATFEEIGHACVFLASENASYINGQNILSDGGMNRGVR; this comes from the coding sequence ATGACAGGCACCGGGCAGGGTATTGGTCGGGGTTGCGCCATCGAGATGGCGAAGGCCGGTTACACCGTCTCCCTCATGTCGCCTTCCCGGCGGAGTATGGAGCTCGCCGAAGATCTCGGCGGCATTGGCCGCAGTGGCTCGGTCCTCGACACCGACGATTTGCAGGCGATGGTCGATGAGACCATGAGCCGATACGGCCGCATCGATGCGGTCGTCAGCAACATGGGTCACGGCGGCGGTGTGCCGGAAGCCATCAAAACCGTCGGTTTCGATCCCGACTTCGACGGACCATTGCTCGAACTCACGGATGAGCTGTGGCACGAAAGCCTCGACATGTATGTGCTCAATGTCGTGAAGCTGGCTCGGATGGTCACGCCCATCATGATGGAGCAGGGTGGTGGCGCTTTCGTCAACATATCGTCGATGAACACGGTTGAGCCGCGCGCGCCTTACCCCATGAGCATGCTTCGTGCCACCCTGCACAGCTTCGCCAAGCTCTATGCGGATCGCTATGCCAGACACAACATCCGCATGAACAATCTGATGCCGGGGTTCTGCGAAAACGTGAACCTTTCCGAGTTCGCGCTGAAATCCATCCCGGCCCAGCGTCCCGCAACCTTTGAGGAGATTGGTCACGCCTGCGTCTTCCTGGCATCCGAGAATGCGAGCTATATCAACGGACAGAACATTCTCTCCGACGGGGGAATGAACCGTGGTGTTCGATGA
- a CDS encoding LysR substrate-binding domain-containing protein, translated as MSDVRHLRALQAFDAAATHMSLSKAAQSLGVTHGAVSRQIKQLETYLGVQLLHRHPGGVDVTEAGEQLHRATRQAFSALQSGLRNVQRAHDGRTVTISLSASLAIKWLVPRLPAFRAQHPGIALFLDTNDEVIDLDSSEVDVALRFGVPDWQGLHCERLFGEDQIVVAAPSLVASETLPMTPSAIARLPLLHDQFSPSWDKWAVAAGLDPSEVATAEVSYRDSAVMITAAIDGQGAALARRVLVGDDLDAGRVVRLDDTIVSLDRALYFVCRNGDQERAPIRLLRNWLFSL; from the coding sequence ATGTCGGATGTTCGCCACCTTCGCGCGCTGCAGGCCTTCGACGCCGCCGCAACGCATATGAGCCTCAGCAAAGCGGCTCAGTCCCTGGGCGTCACCCATGGCGCCGTCAGCCGGCAGATCAAGCAGCTCGAGACCTATCTCGGCGTTCAACTGCTCCATCGACACCCCGGCGGGGTGGACGTGACCGAGGCGGGCGAGCAGTTGCACAGGGCGACCCGGCAAGCCTTTTCCGCGCTTCAAAGCGGCCTGAGGAACGTCCAACGCGCGCACGATGGTCGCACGGTCACGATATCCTTGTCGGCGTCGCTCGCCATCAAGTGGTTGGTGCCGCGGCTCCCCGCCTTTCGAGCACAGCACCCAGGCATTGCTCTGTTTCTCGATACCAACGATGAGGTAATTGACCTCGATAGCAGCGAAGTCGACGTCGCCCTTCGGTTCGGTGTTCCCGATTGGCAAGGCCTGCACTGCGAACGCCTGTTCGGTGAAGATCAGATCGTTGTCGCCGCGCCTTCGCTGGTCGCGAGTGAAACGCTACCAATGACGCCGTCGGCGATCGCACGCCTGCCGCTGCTTCACGATCAATTCAGTCCATCCTGGGACAAATGGGCCGTCGCGGCGGGACTGGACCCGTCAGAGGTCGCCACCGCGGAAGTTAGTTATCGGGATTCAGCGGTCATGATCACCGCGGCAATCGATGGTCAAGGCGCGGCCCTGGCGCGGCGTGTTCTTGTGGGCGATGATTTGGACGCCGGCCGCGTCGTCAGACTGGATGACACGATCGTGTCGCTGGACCGCGCGCTCTATTTTGTTTGTCGCAACGGCGATCAAGAAAGGGCGCCGATCCGCTTGCTCAGGAATTGGCTCTTCTCGCTGTAG
- a CDS encoding phytanoyl-CoA dioxygenase family protein, which translates to MATPHAEQLREEGYAIVRGFVPPDEMAAIERAVDDVYAQGMKHRKTFRHGNLMFELLNDPDAGKKIVLQAYWFAWINRILEEQRRHPRYLEALGPMLGRDIKHISNQIHWKHPGAKYTFYRYHQDVRFRENKAVYLGLDDLESSWITTGLAVNAQDGANGALQVFPGSHKRGYLGLSEGGTIMAGETPEQHLIDAGLDPADMVQCKLEPGDLVLWTLYTVHGSPPNTSDRERKFILNGYARASASPERGEWAFRDGISTPLGDEQQICKFERLREEPDPVYIDDTWTDEARQV; encoded by the coding sequence ATGGCAACACCACACGCCGAACAGCTACGCGAAGAAGGCTACGCGATCGTACGCGGATTCGTGCCGCCCGATGAGATGGCCGCGATCGAGCGCGCGGTCGATGACGTCTATGCCCAGGGGATGAAACACCGCAAGACCTTCCGTCACGGCAACCTGATGTTCGAGCTGTTGAACGATCCGGACGCGGGGAAGAAGATCGTCCTGCAAGCCTATTGGTTCGCCTGGATCAACCGGATCCTGGAAGAGCAGCGTCGTCATCCGCGTTACTTGGAGGCGCTGGGACCTATGCTGGGGCGCGACATCAAACACATCTCGAACCAGATCCACTGGAAGCACCCGGGTGCCAAGTACACGTTCTACCGCTATCACCAGGACGTCCGCTTCCGCGAAAACAAGGCGGTCTATCTGGGCCTCGACGACCTGGAGTCATCGTGGATCACGACCGGCTTGGCGGTGAACGCGCAGGATGGCGCCAACGGCGCCTTGCAAGTGTTCCCCGGCAGCCACAAGCGCGGTTACCTGGGTTTGTCCGAAGGCGGCACGATCATGGCCGGCGAGACGCCCGAGCAGCACCTGATTGACGCCGGCCTGGATCCCGCCGACATGGTGCAGTGCAAACTGGAACCCGGCGACCTCGTGCTGTGGACGCTCTATACGGTCCACGGCTCACCGCCCAACACCTCGGACCGCGAGCGCAAGTTTATCCTGAACGGCTATGCCCGCGCGTCGGCGTCGCCGGAGCGTGGCGAATGGGCGTTTCGCGACGGCATCTCGACACCCTTGGGCGACGAACAGCAGATCTGCAAGTTCGAACGCCTGCGCGAGGAACCCGACCCCGTCTACATCGACGACACCTGGACCGACGAGGCGCGACAAGTCTGA
- a CDS encoding pyridoxamine 5'-phosphate oxidase family protein, translated as MTFYHEGMRELQDRYEGRAVPDKLEEHRLRTVFNDEDREFIEASPFFFLSTASPDSVDCSFKGGEPGFVRVTGDNTLAWPDYDGNRMYRSLGNIMRNPRVGLLFIRFDGKLYNAGARLRINGHAQIDDSPEAIEGLPGAKRLLRVTAEHIFPNCPRYIPKLAIEEPSVYAPRDGYQPPDPDWKSRPYLKPIFDKERERSDRDGR; from the coding sequence ATGACGTTCTACCACGAAGGCATGCGCGAACTTCAGGACCGTTACGAGGGACGCGCCGTACCGGACAAGCTCGAAGAACACCGCTTGCGCACGGTTTTCAATGACGAGGACCGCGAGTTCATTGAGGCGTCACCGTTTTTCTTTCTCTCGACGGCCTCGCCGGACAGCGTCGACTGTTCGTTCAAGGGCGGCGAACCCGGTTTTGTGCGCGTGACCGGCGACAATACGCTGGCGTGGCCTGACTATGACGGCAACCGCATGTACCGCAGCCTCGGCAACATCATGCGGAACCCGCGTGTCGGCCTGCTGTTCATCCGCTTTGACGGTAAGCTCTACAACGCCGGGGCCCGCCTGCGCATCAACGGCCATGCCCAGATCGACGATTCGCCGGAGGCCATCGAGGGGCTGCCCGGCGCCAAGCGGCTGCTTCGTGTCACGGCCGAGCACATCTTTCCAAACTGTCCGCGCTACATTCCCAAGCTGGCGATCGAGGAACCGTCTGTCTATGCGCCGCGCGACGGTTATCAGCCGCCAGACCCCGACTGGAAGTCCAGACCGTACCTGAAGCCGATCTTTGACAAGGAGCGCGAGCGCTCCGACCGTGACGGACGGTAG
- a CDS encoding RidA family protein — translation MEQRSINAPDAPGAAGGYAQAREVSGERRTLYISGQIPVRADGTTPDDFVEQARVAWTNVEAQLRAAGMSLENIVKHTTFLADRRYRDDNRTVRNEVLGDLDPALTVIITGIFDEAWLLEIEAVAVA, via the coding sequence ATGGAACAACGCAGTATCAACGCGCCGGACGCACCCGGGGCAGCGGGCGGCTATGCCCAGGCGCGTGAGGTCTCCGGCGAGCGCCGCACGCTCTACATCAGCGGCCAAATCCCGGTGCGGGCCGACGGCACCACGCCGGACGATTTCGTCGAGCAGGCCCGCGTTGCCTGGACCAATGTCGAGGCGCAATTGCGCGCCGCAGGCATGAGCCTGGAGAACATTGTCAAACACACGACGTTCCTTGCTGACCGCCGATACCGAGACGATAATCGAACGGTCAGGAACGAGGTTCTCGGCGATCTGGATCCCGCACTCACCGTGATCATCACAGGCATCTTTGACGAAGCCTGGCTGTTGGAGATCGAGGCGGTCGCGGTCGCCTGA
- the hemN gene encoding oxygen-independent coproporphyrinogen III oxidase, with amino-acid sequence MTKDLIARYGRRLPRYTSYPTAPHFHDGIGGEVYGTWLDALAADEPLSLYLHVPFCDSLCWYCGCHTKVVNRYAPIAGYLADLIDEIALVADRLGTRHPVTHIHLGGGSPTVLRPDDLELLGDVLRERFEINDDAEIAIEVDPRGLRSATVAALRAIGINRVSLGLQDINPTVQMAINRFQPPATNRDAVTMVRDAGIKDLNLDLMYGLPRQTLECVLATVDHALTLKPDRIALFGYAHVPTMKRHQRLIPKAALPDAAARLQQSEAAARQLVDAGFVRIGFDHFARPEDPMAQAATGRGLQRNFQGYSTDVSETLLGFGASSIGTLRQGYVQNATDVGSWRDNVRRGALPTARGIALTQDDRRRRAIINDLMCHLSTTLVSGEFETERQMLAQCEADGLVRLNGDTVCITERGRPLVRNIASAFDAHLSQTGARHAQAI; translated from the coding sequence ATGACGAAGGATCTCATCGCGCGATATGGCCGGCGCCTGCCGCGCTATACCAGTTACCCCACCGCGCCCCACTTCCATGATGGAATCGGCGGCGAGGTTTACGGCACCTGGCTCGATGCGTTGGCAGCCGATGAGCCGCTGTCCCTCTATCTGCATGTGCCGTTTTGCGACAGCCTGTGCTGGTATTGCGGCTGTCACACCAAGGTCGTCAACCGATACGCGCCGATCGCCGGCTACCTCGCCGATCTGATCGACGAGATTGCTCTGGTTGCCGACCGGCTGGGCACCCGCCATCCGGTCACACATATCCACCTGGGTGGTGGCTCGCCAACTGTGTTGCGGCCTGATGATCTGGAGCTGCTGGGTGACGTCCTGCGCGAGCGGTTCGAGATCAACGACGACGCGGAGATCGCCATCGAAGTCGATCCGCGCGGCCTGAGATCAGCGACTGTTGCCGCGTTGCGCGCCATCGGGATCAACCGGGTCAGTCTGGGCCTGCAAGACATCAACCCGACCGTGCAGATGGCTATCAACCGGTTTCAGCCGCCGGCGACCAACCGCGATGCCGTGACCATGGTCCGTGACGCCGGGATTAAGGACCTCAACCTCGATCTGATGTACGGCCTGCCGCGTCAAACGTTGGAATGCGTCCTGGCGACCGTCGATCACGCGCTTACCCTGAAGCCGGACCGTATCGCGTTGTTCGGCTACGCCCATGTTCCCACCATGAAGCGTCATCAGCGCCTGATCCCCAAAGCCGCCTTGCCGGACGCTGCCGCGCGTCTGCAGCAGTCTGAGGCAGCGGCGAGGCAGCTGGTCGACGCAGGGTTTGTGCGCATCGGCTTCGATCACTTCGCACGTCCCGAAGATCCCATGGCCCAGGCGGCGACGGGGCGGGGCCTGCAACGGAACTTCCAGGGCTACAGCACCGATGTGTCGGAGACCCTGCTTGGCTTTGGCGCGTCATCGATCGGAACATTGCGGCAGGGTTACGTCCAGAACGCCACGGATGTCGGGAGCTGGCGCGACAACGTGAGGCGCGGGGCACTGCCGACAGCGCGTGGTATCGCCTTGACACAAGACGACCGGCGGCGGCGCGCGATCATCAACGACCTGATGTGCCATCTCTCGACCACGCTTGTGTCAGGTGAGTTCGAGACGGAGCGACAGATGCTGGCGCAGTGCGAAGCAGATGGTCTCGTCCGCCTGAACGGCGACACGGTTTGTATCACCGAGCGTGGCCGCCCCTTGGTGCGCAACATCGCATCGGCCTTCGACGCCCATCTTAGCCAAACCGGTGCGCGACACGCCCAAGCCATCTAA
- a CDS encoding YHS domain-containing (seleno)protein, which translates to MLGVLNWARGTTTALAAAAVIAFAATAQAGSNQHINTTPEGVAIDGYDTVAYFTTGAATKGDAAYTAEWEGATWHFASAENRDTFTADPAAYAPQHGGWCSYAASDDYIAEVDVIDGWSIQDGKLYLNWDVDTKDAFVEEADDRIASAHENWPGLKTGLSEGAAEISRHADYPDYNPHGIAHPQ; encoded by the coding sequence ATGTTAGGTGTTTTGAACTGGGCGCGTGGCACGACCACGGCGCTTGCTGCCGCGGCCGTCATCGCCTTTGCTGCCACGGCTCAAGCCGGATCCAACCAGCACATCAACACGACGCCTGAAGGTGTCGCCATCGACGGCTACGATACCGTCGCCTATTTTACGACCGGCGCCGCGACCAAGGGTGACGCCGCCTACACCGCAGAATGGGAAGGCGCGACCTGGCACTTTGCCTCCGCCGAAAACCGCGACACCTTCACTGCCGACCCCGCGGCCTATGCGCCGCAGCACGGCGGCTGGTGTTCCTATGCGGCGTCGGATGACTATATCGCCGAGGTCGATGTCATTGACGGTTGGTCGATCCAGGACGGCAAGCTCTACCTGAACTGGGACGTCGACACGAAAGATGCGTTCGTGGAGGAAGCCGATGACCGGATTGCCAGCGCGCATGAGAACTGGCCCGGCCTGAAGACGGGCCTTTCCGAAGGCGCGGCCGAAATCTCGCGCCACGCCGACTATCCCGACTACAACCCCCACGGTATCGCCCACCCCCAATAA
- a CDS encoding GNAT family N-acetyltransferase, whose protein sequence is MLTVRPFDGDVAALIDLFRTTVRSVNLGDYTEDQVRAWAPDIIDETVWAKRIAANTCYLAEIDGSLAGFTELTSTGHVEMLFVAKDRQRRGVASALLAHAENEARAHGLSKMTTEASLTARPVFERHGYSVVKRQEVSRGGQTLANFVMEKPLA, encoded by the coding sequence ATGCTCACAGTCCGGCCCTTCGACGGCGACGTCGCGGCGTTGATCGACCTGTTCCGCACCACCGTGCGCTCGGTGAACCTTGGCGACTACACCGAAGACCAGGTGCGCGCATGGGCGCCCGACATCATCGACGAGACGGTCTGGGCCAAACGTATCGCTGCCAACACCTGCTATCTGGCGGAGATCGACGGTTCGCTCGCCGGTTTCACCGAACTCACCTCCACCGGGCATGTCGAGATGCTGTTCGTCGCCAAGGACCGGCAACGCCGTGGCGTTGCCTCCGCTCTTCTGGCCCATGCGGAGAACGAGGCCAGAGCCCACGGTCTTTCAAAAATGACCACCGAAGCCAGCCTGACTGCCCGGCCGGTCTTCGAGAGACACGGCTACAGCGTCGTGAAACGTCAGGAGGTGTCGCGCGGCGGCCAAACGCTGGCCAATTTCGTTATGGAGAAGCCTCTCGCCTAG
- a CDS encoding phenylalanine--tRNA ligase beta subunit-related protein, with translation MRADISAIADRFPDLQIAFVTATGLTIPEHRPAVLDDHIKAVEADAAARFRDVAMPDIPGVAVWRQAYKDFGIKKTSYRCSVERLVRKVARDGALAGINPFVDAYNAVSLAHVFPLGADDLDRIAGDLSFRPSRENDTFYALGQEPETNDPPKLGEIVYADDEKVLCRRWNWYQDARSPVTPQTTRAVVTIQSLGPGDLEAAIADLSALLREHCGAMCGIIVLSRERPQAELPIASTS, from the coding sequence ATGCGCGCAGACATATCGGCCATCGCCGACCGCTTCCCAGATTTGCAGATTGCTTTCGTAACGGCGACCGGGCTCACCATACCCGAGCACCGGCCAGCGGTTCTCGACGACCACATCAAAGCGGTCGAGGCGGACGCCGCCGCCCGGTTTCGCGACGTCGCCATGCCGGACATCCCCGGTGTCGCCGTGTGGCGCCAAGCCTACAAGGACTTCGGCATCAAAAAGACAAGCTACCGTTGTTCCGTTGAGCGCCTGGTGCGCAAGGTCGCGCGCGACGGCGCACTCGCCGGCATCAATCCCTTTGTCGATGCCTATAACGCGGTGTCGCTTGCCCACGTGTTTCCGCTCGGCGCCGACGATCTGGACCGGATAGCAGGTGACCTGTCGTTCCGACCATCGCGCGAGAACGATACGTTCTACGCCCTCGGGCAAGAACCCGAAACGAACGACCCGCCGAAGCTGGGTGAGATCGTCTATGCCGATGACGAGAAAGTGCTGTGCCGGCGTTGGAACTGGTACCAGGACGCGCGTAGTCCGGTGACGCCACAGACGACGCGGGCCGTGGTGACGATCCAGAGCCTGGGCCCGGGTGATCTGGAAGCCGCCATCGCCGATCTTTCGGCGCTGTTGCGCGAACACTGTGGCGCCATGTGTGGCATCATTGTTTTGTCGCGCGAGCGGCCGCAGGCGGAACTTCCCATCGCATCGACATCGTAA